A single Pseudomonas sp. MM223 DNA region contains:
- the aguA_1 gene encoding Agmatine deiminase (*Name aguA_1) — protein MKTLNSTPRADGFHMPAEWAPQTQVWMVWPERPDNWRLGGKPAQAAHVTLAKAIARFEPVTVAASAGQYENARRQLDQPNIRVVEISNDDAWVRDTGPTFVINDQGEVRGVDWGFNAWGGFDGGLYAPWNRDEELAAKVLEMERCQRYHTEGFVLEGGSIHVDGEGTVITTEECLLNRNRNPHLNREQVEAVLRDQLAVDTVVWLPDGLYNDETDGHVDNFCCYVRPGEVLLAWTDDSNDPNYARCHAAMEVLKNTRDAKGREFIVHKMPIPGPLFATAEECAGVDQVAGSQERDPSVRLAGSYVNFLIVNGGIIAPSFDDPADAQARAILAKIFPDHEVVMIPGRELLLGGGNIHCLTQQQPAPVKR, from the coding sequence ATGAAAACCCTCAACTCCACGCCCCGTGCCGATGGTTTCCACATGCCCGCCGAGTGGGCCCCGCAAACCCAGGTATGGATGGTCTGGCCGGAGCGCCCGGACAACTGGCGCCTGGGCGGCAAGCCGGCGCAGGCTGCCCATGTGACCCTGGCCAAGGCCATTGCCCGCTTCGAACCTGTGACCGTCGCGGCCTCTGCCGGCCAGTACGAAAATGCCCGTCGCCAGCTCGATCAGCCGAACATTCGTGTGGTCGAAATCAGCAATGACGACGCCTGGGTGCGTGATACCGGCCCAACCTTCGTCATCAACGACCAAGGCGAAGTGCGCGGTGTGGACTGGGGCTTCAACGCTTGGGGCGGCTTCGACGGCGGCCTGTACGCGCCGTGGAACCGCGACGAGGAACTGGCTGCCAAGGTGCTGGAAATGGAGCGCTGCCAGCGCTACCACACCGAAGGCTTCGTGCTTGAAGGCGGTTCGATCCACGTAGACGGTGAAGGCACCGTGATCACCACCGAGGAATGCCTGCTCAACCGTAACCGCAACCCGCACCTGAACCGCGAGCAGGTCGAAGCAGTGCTGCGCGATCAGCTGGCGGTCGACACTGTGGTATGGCTGCCAGATGGCCTGTACAACGACGAAACCGACGGCCACGTCGACAACTTCTGCTGTTACGTGCGCCCGGGCGAAGTGTTACTGGCCTGGACCGATGATTCCAACGACCCCAACTATGCACGTTGCCACGCTGCCATGGAGGTGTTGAAGAACACCCGCGATGCCAAGGGCCGTGAGTTCATCGTGCACAAGATGCCGATCCCGGGCCCGCTGTTCGCCACCGCTGAAGAGTGTGCCGGTGTCGACCAGGTAGCTGGCAGCCAGGAGCGTGACCCGTCGGTGCGCCTGGCCGGTTCGTATGTAAACTTCCTGATCGTCAATGGCGGCATCATTGCGCCAAGTTTCGACGACCCGGCAGATGCCCAAGCCAGAGCGATCCTGGCAAAGATCTTCCCCGACCATGAGGTGGTGATGATCCCTGGCCGTGAATTGCTCCTGGGTGGCGGCAACATCCACTGCCTGACCCAGCAGCAGCCGGCGCCGGTCAAGCGCTGA
- the dctB_1 gene encoding C4-dicarboxylate transport sensor protein DctB (*Name dctB_1) yields the protein MIAKPTPPRRPRWRSLALLALCLAPLLWPLHHLAERYYQEELASQNRQTLDLYVANLLGTLHRYETLPQILGDLPALRGVLADPFRLEAVTNANRLLKDIVQQTGAEVMYLMDVSGNTLAASNWDKHDSFVGRNFAFRPYFNEAMAGHLGRFFGQGTTSAKRGYFFAAAVRDRERIVGVLVVKVDLDHTETLWGRTPEQLLLTDHNGVVILTSRPDWRFRSTRTLTEAERQAIIAIQPYPTQAPQPLVLNPDAWITQTRDIKETGWQVSILAPRMLVDRSVQTVMAIGAGTLLVLMLLAGLVMQRRRHYIDRIDFEARGRQQLEKRVAERTADLEGLNTRLKNAVLERENAQQEAVRAQDELVQAGKLSVLGTMSASISHELNQPLAAIRSYAENAEILLDHQRTDDARGNLKLIGELTGRMASIIAHLRAFARRDRHAPESVALQPALDDALALLAKRRRAMAVELIRDLPEATLWVQAGETRLRQVLGNLLANALDALTEKANPRRLWLSAEQRDDCVYLYIRDNGPGFSRQALEHAKEPFFTTKTRTQGLGLGLAICESLMRALGGELLLANHPEGGALLTLQLRMAAPGATLPNSEDPSA from the coding sequence ATGATTGCAAAACCCACGCCCCCACGCCGTCCCCGCTGGCGCAGCCTGGCCTTGTTGGCCCTGTGCCTGGCCCCGTTGCTGTGGCCCCTGCATCACTTGGCCGAACGCTACTACCAGGAAGAGTTGGCCTCGCAAAACCGCCAAACCCTCGACCTGTACGTTGCCAACCTGCTCGGCACCCTGCACCGCTACGAAACCTTGCCGCAGATACTCGGCGACCTGCCGGCGCTGCGTGGCGTACTGGCCGACCCGTTCCGCCTGGAAGCGGTCACCAATGCCAACCGCTTGCTCAAGGATATCGTGCAGCAGACCGGTGCCGAGGTGATGTACCTGATGGATGTCAGCGGCAACACCCTGGCCGCGTCCAACTGGGACAAGCACGACAGTTTCGTCGGCCGCAACTTCGCCTTCCGCCCCTACTTCAACGAAGCCATGGCCGGCCACCTGGGCCGTTTCTTCGGCCAGGGCACCACCTCGGCCAAGCGTGGCTACTTCTTTGCCGCGGCCGTGCGGGACCGCGAGCGCATCGTCGGCGTGCTGGTGGTCAAGGTCGACCTCGACCACACCGAAACCCTCTGGGGCCGCACCCCCGAGCAGCTGTTGCTGACCGACCACAATGGCGTGGTGATCCTGACTTCGCGGCCCGACTGGCGCTTCCGCTCCACCCGCACGCTGACCGAGGCCGAACGCCAGGCCATCATTGCCATCCAGCCCTACCCCACCCAGGCCCCGCAACCGCTGGTGCTCAACCCGGACGCCTGGATCACCCAGACCCGCGACATAAAGGAAACCGGCTGGCAGGTCAGCATCCTCGCCCCGCGCATGCTGGTTGATCGCTCGGTACAAACGGTGATGGCCATCGGTGCCGGCACGCTGCTGGTATTGATGCTGCTGGCCGGCCTGGTGATGCAACGGCGGCGCCACTACATCGACCGCATCGACTTCGAAGCCCGTGGCCGCCAGCAACTGGAAAAGCGCGTAGCCGAACGAACCGCCGACCTTGAAGGCCTGAACACCCGGCTGAAAAATGCCGTACTGGAACGCGAGAACGCCCAGCAGGAAGCGGTGCGCGCCCAGGACGAACTGGTGCAGGCCGGCAAGCTGTCGGTACTCGGCACCATGTCGGCCAGCATCAGCCACGAACTCAACCAGCCGCTGGCCGCCATCCGCAGCTATGCGGAAAACGCCGAAATCCTGCTGGACCACCAACGCACCGATGACGCCCGCGGCAACCTCAAGCTGATCGGCGAGCTGACCGGGCGCATGGCCTCGATCATCGCTCACCTGCGCGCCTTCGCCCGCCGTGACCGGCATGCCCCGGAAAGCGTGGCCCTGCAGCCGGCGCTGGACGATGCCCTGGCACTGTTGGCCAAGCGCCGCCGGGCAATGGCCGTGGAGCTTATCCGCGACCTGCCGGAAGCCACCTTGTGGGTACAGGCCGGCGAAACCCGCCTGCGCCAGGTGCTTGGCAACCTGCTGGCCAATGCCCTCGACGCCTTGACCGAAAAGGCCAACCCGCGCCGCTTGTGGCTAAGTGCCGAGCAGCGCGATGACTGCGTCTATCTGTACATCCGCGACAATGGCCCCGGTTTCAGCCGCCAGGCCCTGGAGCATGCCAAGGAGCCGTTCTTCACCACCAAGACCCGTACCCAGGGCCTGGGCCTGGGCCTGGCCATCTGCGAAAGCCTGATGCGCGCACTGGGCGGTGAACTGCTGCTGGCCAACCACCCGGAAGGTGGCGCACTGCTGACCCTGCAGCTGCGCATGGCCGCACCTGGCGCTACTTTGCCCAATTCGGAGGACCCCTCGGCATGA
- the cysQ gene encoding 3'(2'),5'-bisphosphate nucleotidase CysQ (*Name cysQ): MNDLQLMHEVVKLALTAGEAILPFWRADVAVTNKADDSPVTAADLAAHRVIADGLLALAPHIPVLSEEDCNIPLAERQGWSRWWLVDPLDGTKEFIAGSEEFTVNIALVENGEVVFGVVSMPTNGRCYFGGRGMGAWRADAGEAAQPIQVRNAPTQGERFTVVASRRHSSPEQEALLAGLGAAVGELEAGQYRQFVEVLPAG, encoded by the coding sequence ATGAATGACCTGCAATTGATGCACGAAGTGGTCAAGTTGGCGCTGACCGCAGGCGAGGCGATCCTGCCGTTCTGGCGTGCCGATGTGGCCGTGACCAACAAGGCTGACGATTCGCCGGTTACCGCCGCCGACCTGGCGGCGCACCGGGTGATTGCCGATGGCTTGCTGGCGCTGGCGCCGCATATTCCGGTGCTGTCCGAGGAGGACTGCAACATTCCGCTGGCCGAGCGCCAGGGTTGGAGCCGCTGGTGGCTGGTCGACCCACTGGATGGCACCAAGGAATTCATTGCCGGCAGCGAAGAGTTCACGGTCAACATCGCCCTGGTCGAAAACGGCGAGGTGGTGTTTGGCGTAGTTTCGATGCCCACCAATGGCCGCTGCTATTTCGGTGGGCGCGGTATGGGGGCCTGGCGTGCCGATGCCGGTGAGGCAGCCCAACCGATCCAGGTACGCAACGCACCCACGCAGGGCGAGCGTTTTACCGTGGTGGCCAGCCGTCGGCATTCCAGCCCGGAGCAGGAAGCGTTGTTGGCCGGGCTTGGGGCTGCGGTGGGGGAGCTGGAGGCTGGCCAATATCGGCAGTTCGTTGAAGTTCTGCCTGCTGGCTGA
- the fdhD gene encoding Sulfur carrier protein FdhD (*Name fdhD) translates to MPAASNTYDYVQLSDAKRDSTPLAEEVALAIVYNGLNQAVMLVSPTDLEDFAVGFSVGSGIVEGTAEIYDLKLSGSGSAMYADLEISSRAFWNLKNQRRQLAGTSGCGLCGVEALEQALPDLPELPGAPLPPAQWLVGLRERIDAFQPLGQHCGAVHAALFMDRHGELLLGREDIGRHNALDKLIGALLRQGIDSQGGLAIVTSRCSLELIQKVLRAGIQTLVSLSAPTGLALQWARKHNLNLIHLPKHSAPRVYSPAAES, encoded by the coding sequence ATGCCCGCCGCCAGCAACACCTACGATTACGTCCAGCTTAGCGACGCCAAACGCGACAGCACGCCATTGGCCGAAGAAGTGGCCCTGGCCATTGTCTACAACGGCCTCAACCAGGCGGTGATGCTGGTCAGCCCCACCGACCTGGAAGACTTCGCCGTCGGCTTCAGCGTGGGCAGCGGCATTGTCGAAGGCACGGCAGAAATCTACGACCTGAAGCTCTCCGGCAGCGGTTCGGCGATGTATGCCGACCTGGAAATTTCCAGCCGAGCGTTCTGGAACCTGAAAAACCAGCGCCGCCAGCTGGCCGGCACCAGTGGTTGCGGCCTGTGCGGGGTAGAAGCCCTTGAACAGGCGCTACCGGACCTGCCCGAGCTGCCGGGCGCGCCATTGCCGCCCGCGCAGTGGTTGGTGGGCCTGCGCGAACGCATCGATGCCTTTCAGCCGCTGGGCCAGCATTGCGGGGCTGTGCATGCGGCACTGTTCATGGACCGCCATGGCGAGCTTCTGCTCGGCCGCGAAGACATCGGCCGGCACAATGCCCTCGACAAGCTGATTGGCGCCCTGCTGCGCCAAGGCATCGACAGCCAGGGCGGCCTGGCCATCGTCACCAGCCGCTGCAGCCTGGAGCTGATCCAGAAAGTACTGCGCGCCGGCATCCAGACCCTGGTCAGCCTGTCGGCCCCCACCGGCCTTGCCCTGCAATGGGCACGCAAGCACAACCTCAACCTCATCCATTTGCCCAAGCACAGCGCACCGCGGGTCTACAGCCCAGCGGCGGAGTCGTAA
- the cntO_1 gene encoding Metal-pseudopaline receptor CntO (*Name cntO_1), whose product MLVPCRLSPLTLGLSLLFSASLASAATTTLPESSVTADSEREKDNPRVKEVSTATRTSTPVRYVPQAIDTVKTANVLDYGSNTLGKALEGIPNVSSGADTRFDSVRIRGFEASNDFYLDGIRDDSQYIRDLHNIERVEVLKGPAAVLYGRGSQGGIVNRVSKAPEQGRRSSIEAQAGSEDLRSLYADLSADPSDTVSLRLNMGNQDNNSFRDGIDGSRQLFAPSASWQITPDLNWLVQYEYSRYNRTPDRGIPGVNGRPADVSRGTTYGDQRDYIDDRAQSLRSRLNYQLNETWQLRHTLGLFKLDSEFDNTYVTGYNAGTNTLTRQRWQQDLNTRNLFNNLEAEGDFDTLGLEHKLLLGLEIGNQKRDPVLYSAGSQPLPGLGKPGSNQQHNGKLMLSSDNHTVVDSRGLYLQDQIRLNDHWQILAGVRFDQFDVETTNKDGVREPQDSNSTSPRLGVVYTPWRDHSFYASWSKTFSPVGGGLIGITPNAPGNGNDAKPEETRQKEIGVKSDWLDQRLTTTLAVYELELYNRRTRDPENPNNILLSGLQRSRGIELTATGNIVGNWYVRGGIGLQDAIIVKDNNGQEGNRINDVAKRNGSLFVTWKPEMGWYAETGLTLVGERYADNQNTTVLPGYGRWDALAGYRTHDWDVRAALSNIADKTYYSSATSAAQIMVGDPRSLVVTGSYSF is encoded by the coding sequence ATGCTTGTTCCCTGCCGCCTTTCCCCCCTCACGCTTGGCCTGTCGCTGCTGTTCAGCGCCAGCCTGGCCAGTGCCGCCACCACCACGCTGCCAGAGTCGTCGGTTACCGCCGACAGCGAGCGCGAGAAAGACAACCCGCGCGTCAAGGAGGTGAGCACCGCCACCCGTACCTCGACGCCGGTGCGTTATGTGCCGCAGGCCATCGACACGGTGAAAACCGCCAATGTGCTGGACTACGGCAGCAACACCTTGGGCAAGGCGCTGGAGGGGATTCCCAACGTCAGCAGTGGCGCCGACACCCGCTTCGACAGCGTGCGCATCCGCGGCTTCGAAGCCAGCAACGACTTCTACCTGGACGGCATTCGCGACGACAGCCAGTACATTCGCGACCTGCACAACATCGAGCGGGTCGAGGTGCTGAAGGGGCCGGCGGCGGTGCTGTATGGCCGTGGCAGCCAGGGCGGCATCGTCAACCGGGTCAGCAAGGCACCCGAACAGGGCCGCCGATCCAGCATCGAAGCACAGGCCGGCAGCGAAGACCTGCGCAGCTTGTATGCCGACCTCAGCGCCGACCCCAGCGACACCGTCAGCCTGCGCCTGAACATGGGCAACCAGGACAACAACAGCTTCCGCGATGGTATCGACGGCAGCCGCCAGTTGTTCGCCCCGTCGGCCAGCTGGCAGATCACCCCCGACCTGAACTGGCTGGTGCAATACGAATACAGCCGCTACAACCGCACGCCCGACCGGGGCATCCCTGGGGTGAATGGCCGCCCGGCCGACGTCAGCCGCGGCACCACCTACGGCGACCAGCGCGACTACATCGATGATCGCGCCCAATCCCTGCGCTCGCGCCTGAACTACCAGTTGAACGAAACCTGGCAACTGCGCCATACCCTGGGCCTGTTCAAGCTCGACAGCGAGTTCGACAACACCTATGTCACGGGCTACAACGCCGGCACCAATACCTTGACCCGCCAGCGCTGGCAGCAGGACCTGAACACCCGCAACCTGTTCAATAACCTGGAGGCCGAAGGCGATTTCGACACCCTGGGCCTGGAACACAAGCTGCTGCTGGGCCTGGAGATCGGCAACCAGAAGCGTGACCCGGTACTGTATAGCGCCGGTAGCCAGCCGCTACCGGGCCTGGGCAAACCCGGTAGCAACCAGCAGCACAATGGCAAGCTGATGCTGTCGAGTGACAACCACACCGTGGTCGATAGCCGCGGCCTTTACCTGCAAGACCAAATCCGCCTGAACGATCACTGGCAAATCCTGGCTGGCGTGCGCTTCGACCAGTTCGACGTGGAAACCACCAACAAGGATGGCGTGCGCGAACCGCAGGACAGCAACAGCACCAGTCCGCGTCTGGGCGTGGTCTACACGCCATGGCGTGATCATTCGTTCTACGCCTCGTGGAGCAAGACCTTCTCGCCGGTGGGCGGCGGCTTGATCGGCATCACCCCGAATGCGCCGGGCAACGGCAACGACGCCAAGCCGGAAGAGACTCGGCAGAAAGAAATCGGGGTGAAAAGCGACTGGCTCGACCAGCGCCTGACCACCACCCTGGCCGTCTACGAGCTGGAACTGTACAACCGCCGCACCCGTGATCCGGAAAACCCGAACAACATCTTGCTCAGCGGCTTGCAGCGTTCGCGCGGCATCGAGCTGACGGCCACCGGCAACATCGTCGGCAACTGGTACGTACGCGGTGGCATCGGCCTGCAGGATGCGATCATCGTCAAGGACAACAACGGCCAGGAAGGCAACCGCATCAACGATGTGGCCAAGCGCAACGGCAGCCTGTTCGTCACCTGGAAACCGGAGATGGGATGGTATGCCGAGACTGGCCTGACGCTGGTGGGTGAGCGTTACGCAGACAACCAGAACACCACGGTGTTGCCGGGGTATGGCCGTTGGGATGCACTGGCGGGGTACCGCACCCATGACTGGGATGTGCGGGCGGCATTGAGCAACATTGCCGACAAGACCTACTACAGCTCGGCGACGAGTGCGGCGCAGATCATGGTGGGGGACCCACGTAGCCTGGTGGTGACGGGTAGCTACAGCTTCTGA
- the dctD_1 gene encoding C4-dicarboxylate transport transcriptional regulatory protein DctD (*Name dctD_1), protein MTTETLIDSQAQVILVDDDPHLRQALSQTLDLAGLKVVALADAQGLAERIEADWPGVVVSDIRMPGIDGLQLLEQLHGRDSELPVLLITGHGDVPLAVQAMRAGAYDFLEKPFATDALLDSVRRALALRRLVLDNRSLRLALSDRQQLATRLVGHSPAMLRLREQIGALAGTRADVLILGETGAGKEVVARALHDLSSRRDGPFVAINAGALAESVVESELFGHEPGAFTGAQKRRIGKFEFANGGTLFLDEIESMSLDVQVKLLRMLQERVVERLGGNQLIPLDIRIIAATKEDLRQSADQGRFRADLYYRLNVAPLRIPPLRERGDDILVLFQHFADAASQRHGLPPHTLQPAQRAMLLRHAWPGNVRELQNAAERFALGLELALDGQAAPAAVPAAPVLLGNLSEQVEQFERSLIAAELAQPHSSMRSLAEALGIPRKTLHDKLRKHGLSFDGGSGGHDDHEDHR, encoded by the coding sequence ATGACCACCGAGACACTGATCGACAGCCAAGCCCAGGTCATCCTGGTCGATGATGACCCGCACCTGCGCCAGGCGCTGAGCCAAACCCTGGACCTGGCCGGGCTCAAGGTGGTCGCCCTGGCCGATGCCCAAGGCCTGGCCGAGCGTATCGAGGCCGACTGGCCCGGTGTGGTGGTCAGCGACATCCGCATGCCCGGCATCGATGGCCTGCAACTGCTGGAGCAATTGCACGGCCGCGACAGCGAGCTGCCGGTGCTGCTGATCACCGGGCATGGCGATGTGCCGCTGGCGGTGCAGGCGATGCGCGCCGGGGCTTATGACTTTTTGGAAAAACCCTTTGCCACAGACGCCCTGCTAGACAGCGTACGCCGGGCCCTGGCCCTGCGCCGGCTGGTGCTGGACAACCGCAGCCTGCGCCTGGCGCTGAGCGACCGCCAGCAGCTGGCCACCCGCCTGGTGGGCCATTCACCCGCCATGCTGCGCCTGCGCGAACAGATTGGCGCCTTGGCCGGCACCCGCGCCGATGTGCTGATATTGGGTGAAACCGGCGCGGGCAAAGAGGTGGTGGCCCGGGCCCTGCACGATCTGTCCAGCCGCCGCGACGGCCCGTTCGTGGCCATCAACGCCGGCGCGCTGGCCGAGTCGGTGGTGGAAAGCGAGCTGTTCGGCCATGAACCCGGTGCCTTCACCGGCGCGCAGAAGCGCCGTATCGGCAAGTTCGAATTCGCCAACGGCGGCACGCTGTTCCTCGACGAAATCGAGAGCATGAGCCTGGATGTGCAGGTAAAACTGCTGCGCATGCTGCAGGAGCGGGTGGTCGAACGGCTGGGCGGCAACCAGCTGATCCCGCTGGATATCCGCATCATTGCCGCAACCAAGGAAGACCTGCGCCAGTCCGCCGACCAGGGGCGCTTCCGTGCCGACCTGTATTACCGCCTGAACGTGGCACCGCTGCGTATTCCGCCGCTGCGCGAACGTGGCGATGACATCCTGGTGCTGTTCCAGCACTTCGCCGACGCTGCCAGCCAGCGTCATGGCCTGCCACCCCACACCCTGCAACCGGCCCAGCGCGCCATGCTGCTGCGCCACGCCTGGCCAGGCAATGTGCGCGAGTTGCAGAACGCCGCCGAGCGTTTCGCCCTTGGCCTGGAACTGGCCCTGGATGGCCAGGCGGCACCGGCAGCAGTGCCAGCCGCGCCAGTGCTGCTTGGCAACCTGAGCGAACAGGTCGAGCAGTTCGAACGCTCACTGATCGCTGCCGAACTGGCCCAGCCACACAGCTCCATGCGCAGCCTGGCCGAAGCGCTGGGCATCCCCCGCAAAACCTTGCACGACAAGCTGCGCAAGCATGGCTTGAGCTTTGACGGCGGCAGCGGCGGGCATGACGACCACGAGGACCACCGTTAA
- the nudE gene encoding ADP compounds hydrolase NudE (*Name nudE) has translation MRQKPTVLSREIVASSRLFRVEAVQLRFSNGNERTYERLVGRGNGYGAVMIVAMLDAEHAVLVEEYCGGTDEYELSLPKGLIEPGEDVLAAADRELKEEAGFGARQLEHLTELSLSPGYMSQKIQVVLATDLYEERLEGDEPEPMRVDKVNLRELSALAMHPQFTEGRALAALYLARDLMIQRGLLEL, from the coding sequence ATGCGCCAGAAACCCACCGTCCTCAGCCGCGAAATCGTCGCCAGCAGCCGCCTGTTCCGCGTCGAAGCCGTGCAATTGCGCTTCAGCAATGGCAATGAGCGTACCTACGAGCGTTTGGTGGGCCGGGGTAACGGCTACGGCGCGGTCATGATCGTGGCCATGCTCGACGCCGAGCATGCCGTGCTGGTGGAGGAATACTGTGGCGGCACCGATGAATACGAGCTGTCGTTGCCCAAAGGGCTGATCGAACCGGGTGAAGACGTGCTGGCGGCGGCTGACCGGGAGCTCAAGGAAGAAGCCGGCTTTGGCGCACGCCAGCTGGAGCACCTGACCGAATTGTCGCTGTCGCCGGGCTACATGAGCCAGAAGATCCAGGTGGTGCTGGCCACCGACCTGTACGAAGAGCGCCTGGAAGGCGATGAGCCAGAGCCGATGCGGGTCGACAAGGTCAACCTGCGCGAGTTGTCGGCGTTGGCCATGCACCCGCAGTTCACCGAGGGCCGTGCTCTGGCAGCGCTTTACCTGGCGCGTGACCTGATGATCCAGCGGGGTTTGCTGGAGCTATGA
- the yrfG gene encoding GMP/IMP nucleotidase YrfG (*Name yrfG), which translates to MPVIPWSAIDTVLLDMDGTLLDLHYDNRFWLEHLPQRYAELHGVSRAMAEMELQPLFERNAGTLNWYCLDFWSRELRLPIRELKQEIAHLIALRPDADTFLAAIRKAGKRVVMITNAHRDSLSLKLERVELAPYFERLIKLARLWLPEGKPAVLGCVAGGHRL; encoded by the coding sequence ATGCCTGTTATTCCCTGGTCTGCCATCGATACTGTCCTGCTGGACATGGACGGCACCCTGCTCGACCTGCATTACGACAACCGCTTCTGGCTGGAGCACCTGCCCCAGCGCTATGCCGAGCTGCACGGGGTAAGCCGGGCCATGGCCGAAATGGAGCTGCAACCGCTGTTCGAGCGCAATGCCGGCACGCTTAACTGGTATTGCCTGGATTTCTGGAGCCGCGAATTGCGCCTGCCGATCCGTGAGCTGAAACAGGAAATTGCCCACCTGATCGCCCTGCGCCCCGACGCCGACACCTTCCTGGCGGCAATCCGCAAGGCAGGCAAGCGCGTGGTGATGATCACCAATGCGCACCGCGACTCGCTGTCGCTGAAGCTGGAGCGGGTGGAACTGGCGCCGTATTTCGAACGGCTGATCAAGCTCGCACGATTATGGCTACCCGAAGGAAAGCCCGCAGTTCTGGGATGCGTTGCAGGCGGACATCGGCTTTGA
- the kbp gene encoding Potassium binding protein Kbp (*Name kbp): protein MSLFSFVKEAGEKLIDLLTPGNANAEEQLKKHVQDVGLGNPNITATVEGDKIVLKGEVASQEEKEKIILAAGNINGVASVDDQITVTGPVVAAARFVTVKKGDTLSAISVVVYGNANQYNKIFEANKPMLKHPDKIYPGQVLRIPD from the coding sequence ATGAGCCTGTTCAGTTTTGTGAAGGAAGCCGGCGAGAAGTTGATCGACCTGCTGACCCCTGGCAATGCCAATGCCGAGGAGCAGCTGAAAAAACACGTGCAGGACGTTGGCCTGGGCAACCCGAACATCACCGCCACTGTAGAGGGAGACAAGATCGTCCTCAAGGGTGAAGTGGCCAGCCAGGAAGAGAAGGAAAAGATCATTCTGGCAGCGGGCAACATCAATGGTGTGGCCAGCGTGGATGACCAGATCACCGTGACCGGGCCGGTAGTGGCGGCGGCCAGGTTTGTTACGGTGAAGAAGGGCGACACGCTGTCGGCCATCTCTGTGGTGGTTTATGGCAATGCCAACCAGTACAACAAAATCTTCGAGGCCAACAAGCCGATGCTCAAGCACCCGGACAAGATCTATCCGGGGCAGGTGCTGCGTATTCCTGACTGA
- the rmlC gene encoding dTDP-4-dehydrorhamnose 3,5-epimerase (*Name rmlC) translates to MNIIPTAIPEVLIIEPKVFGDSRGFFFEAFNAREFARQTGVKAEFVQDNHSRSIKGVLRGLHYQVANTQGKLVRVVHGEIRDIAVDVRKSSPTFGQWVAVHLSADNHRQLWIPPGFAHGFAVMSDSAEFLYKTTDYYNPGADRCVRWDDPQLAIDWGLQQPPVLSDKDKVGLPLAEAELLP, encoded by the coding sequence ATGAACATCATCCCTACCGCAATCCCTGAGGTACTGATCATCGAGCCGAAGGTTTTCGGTGACAGCCGTGGTTTTTTCTTCGAGGCATTCAACGCACGTGAGTTCGCGCGGCAAACCGGCGTAAAAGCCGAGTTCGTCCAGGACAACCACTCACGCTCCATCAAGGGCGTACTGCGCGGGCTGCACTATCAAGTGGCAAACACCCAGGGCAAGCTGGTGCGCGTAGTGCACGGAGAAATCCGTGACATCGCCGTGGACGTACGCAAAAGCTCACCAACGTTCGGCCAGTGGGTTGCGGTGCACCTGTCGGCCGACAACCACCGCCAACTCTGGATTCCACCGGGCTTTGCCCATGGTTTTGCGGTGATGAGCGACTCGGCCGAATTCCTTTACAAGACCACCGATTACTACAACCCGGGCGCCGACCGCTGCGTCCGCTGGGACGACCCGCAGTTGGCCATCGACTGGGGGCTGCAGCAACCACCGGTGCTGTCGGACAAGGACAAGGTAGGCCTGCCTCTGGCAGAGGCGGAACTGCTGCCTTAA